In the Quercus lobata isolate SW786 chromosome 5, ValleyOak3.0 Primary Assembly, whole genome shotgun sequence genome, one interval contains:
- the LOC115988716 gene encoding protein LOL2: MGSKEMEEEEDEGPPPGWQSIPLPSSQPPAPAPTPPPPPPSEMAQMVCGTCHNLLKYPRGARHVHCSCCHTGNFVLEAHEVGLVKCGSCEVLLMYQHGASSVKCSSCSVVTEIGEHNRRPPWSVQQGQPPQPPNPVH, translated from the exons aTGGGGAGCAAAGAAATGGAGGAGGAAGAAGACGAAGGACCACCACCAGGTTGGCAGTCAATCCCTCTCCCTTCTTCACAGCCACCAGCACCAGCACCaacacctccacctccacctccttCTG AAATGGCTCAAATGGTTTGTGGTACTTGCCATAACCTGCTTAAGTATCCTCGAGGGGCAAGACATGTTCATTGCTCGTGCTGTCACACAGGCAATTTTGTATTAGAAG CTCATGAGGTTGGACTAGTTAAATGTGGCAGCTGTGAAGTATTGCTGATGTATCAACATGGAGCATCATCAGTGAAGTGTTCCTCTTGCTCTGTTGTGACCGAAATTGGA GAGCACAATAGGCGACCTCCATGGTCTGTACAGCAAGGGCAACCACCACAGCCTCCCAACCCTGTTCACTAA
- the LOC115988768 gene encoding DNA-directed RNA polymerase II subunit RPB2: protein MDDGQEYDQQMNYEEDEDEEIGQEDAWAVISAYFEEKGLVRQQLDSFDEFIQNTMQEIVDESADIEIRPESQHNPGHQSDFAETIYKISFGQIYLSKPMMTESDGETATLFPKAARLRNLTYSAPLYVDVSKRVIKKGHDGEEVTETQDFTKVFIGKVPIMLRSSYCTLFQNSEKDLTELGECPYDQGGYFIINGSEKVLIAQEKMSTNHVYVFKKRQPNKYAFVAEVRSMAESQNRPPSTMFVRMLSRTSAKGGSSGQYIRATLPYIRTEIPIIIVFRALGFVADKDILEHICYDFSDTQMMELLRPSLEEAFVIQNQQVALDYIGKRGATVGVTREKRIKYAKEILQKEMLPHVGVGEFCETKKAYYFGYIIHRLLLCALGRRAEDDRDHYGNKRLDLAGPLLGGLFRMLFRKLTRDVRGYVQKCVDNGKDVNLQFAIKAKTITSGLKYSLATGNWGQANAAGTRAGVSQVLNRLTYASTLSHLRRLNSPIGREGKLAKPRQLHNSQWGMMCPAETPEGQACGLVKNLALMVYITVGSAAYPILEFLEEWGTENFEEISPAVIPQATKIFVNGCWVGIHRDPDMLVKTLRRLRRRVDVNTEVGVVRDIRLKELRIYTDYGRCSRPLFIVEKQRLLIKKKDIHALQQRENPEDGGWHDLVAKGFIEYIDTEEEETTMISMTIPELIQARLSEDAYSGTYTHCEIHPSLILGVCASIIPFPDHNQSPRNTYQSAMGKQAMGIYVTNYQFRMDTLAYVLYYPQKPLVTTRAMEHLHFRQLPAGINAIVAIACYSGYNQEDSVIMNQSSIDRGFFRSLFFRSYRDEEKKMGTLVKEDFGRPDRSNTMGMRHGSYDKLDDDGLAPPGTRVSGEDVIIGKTTPLSQDEAQGQASRYSRRDHSISLRHSETGIVDQVLLTTNADGLRFVKVRVRSVRIPQIGDKFSSRHGQKGTVGMTYTQEDMPWTMEGITPDIIVNPHAIPSRMTIGQLIECIMGKVAAHMGKEGDATPFTDVTVDNISKALHKCGYQMRGFETMYNGHTGRRLPAMIFLGPTYYQRLKHMVDDKIHSRGRGPVQILTRQPAEGRSRDGGLRFGEMERDCMIAHGAAHFLKERLFDQSDAYRVHVCERCGLIAIANLKKNSFECRGCKNKTDIVQVHIPYACKLLFQELMAMAIAPRMLTKEVKPIKDNKKKGA from the exons ATGGATGATGGCCAGGAATACGACCAGCAGATGAACTACGAAGAAGACGAGGACGAAGAAATCGGTCAGGAGGATGCCTGGGCTGTCATCTCCGCTTACTTCGAAGAGAAAGGTCTGGTTCGCCAGCAACTCGACTCCTTCGACGAGTTCATCCAGAACACCATGCAGGAAATCGTCGATGAATCCGCTGACATCGAGATCCGCCCCGAGTCTCAGCACAACCCGGGCCACCAGTCGGACTTCGCTGAG ACTATCTACAAGATTAGCTTTGGTCAGATATACTTGAGTAAGCCTATGATGACTGAGTCTGATGGGGAAACTGCGACCTTGTTTCCAAAGGCTGCAAGGTTGAGAAATCTAACATATTCAGCCCCATTGTACGTGGATGTCTCAAAAAGAGTTATAAAGAAAGGGCATGATGGTGAGGAAGTAACTGAGACTCAGGATTTCACCAAAGTTTTTATTGGGAAG GTTCCAATAATGCTCCGGTCAAGTTATTGCACATTGTTCCAGAATTCAGAAAAAGATTTAACTGAGCTTGGGGAGTGTCCATATGATCAAGGTGGGTATTTTATTATAAACGGGAGTGAAAAGGTTTTAATCGCTCAGGAGAAGATGAGCACCAACCATGTCTATGTGTTCAAGAAGAGACAGCCCAACAAGTATGCCTTTGTGGCAGAAGTTCGGTCTATGGCAGAATCTCAAAACAGACCACCTAGTACCATGTTTGTGCGGATGCTCTCTCGAACTAGTGCCAAAGGG GGCTCTTCAGGGCAGTACATTCGTGCCACACTTCCATATATTCGAACTGAGATTCCCATTATTATTGTATTTCGGGCTTTGGGTTTTGTTGCTGACAAAGACATACTAGAGCATATATGTTATGACTTCTCTGATACTCAAATGATGGAGTTGCTTCGTCCCTCCCTGGAAGAAGCATTTGTGATTCAAAACCAACAG GTTGCACTAGATTATATTGGAAAACGAGGAGCAACTGTTGGTGTGACTAGGGAAAAGAGGATCAA GTATGCCAAAGAAATTCTTCAAAAGGAAATGCTTCCTCATGTTGGTGTCGGAGAATTTTGTGAGACGAAGAAAGCTTACTATTTTGG ATATATTATTCACCGGCTTCTTCTGTGTGCACTTGGTCGGAGGGCAGAAGATGACAGGGATCACTATGGCAACAAGAGGCTGGACCTTGCTGGTCCCTTACTTGGAGGCTTATTTAGAATG CTATTCAGAAAATTAACTAGGGACGTGAGAGGTTATGTGCAGAAG TGTGTAGATAATGGAAAAGATGTTAACCTCCAATTCGCCATCAAAGCAAAGACCATCACCAGTGGTCTCAAATACTCACTTGCCACTGGAAACTGGGGGCAAGCAAATGCTGCTGGTACAAGAGCTGGAGTTTCACAG GTGTTGAATCGCTTGACATATGCCTCCACCTTATCACATCTGAGAAGACTAAATTCTCCCATAGGACGTGAAG GGAAATTGGCCAAACCCCGGCAGTTGCATAATTCACAATGGGGAATGATGTGTCCAGCTGAAACACCTGAAGGACAA GCATGTGGACTGGTAAAGAATCTTGCACTGATGGTGTATATAACCGTTGGATCAGCAGCATATcctattttggaatttttggaaGAATGGGGTACAGAAAATTTTGAG GAAATTTCTCCTGCGGTTATTCCGCAAGCTACCAAAATTTTTGTCAACGGTTGCTGGGTTGGTATTCATCGGGATCCTGATATGTTGGTGAAAACATTAAGACGGCTGAGGCGAAGG GTTGATGTTAATACTGAAGTTGGGGTTGTTAGAGATATCCGCTTGAAAGAACTGCGGATATATACTGATTATGGCCGTTGCAGTCGTCCACTATTCATTGTGGAGAAGCAAAGGCTTCTCATAAAGAAGAAGGATATCCATGCATTGCAGCAGAGG GAAAACCCTGAGGATGGTGGTTGGCATGATCTTGTTGCAAAGGGATTCATAGAGTATATTGacacagaagaagaagagaccaCAATGATTTCCATGACCATACCT GAACTTATACAAGCGAGACTCTCTGAGGATGCTTATTCTGGTACTTACACCCATTGTGAAATTCACCCTTCATTGATTTTGGGTGTTTGTGCTTCAATTATACCATTTCCAGATCATAATCAG TCCCCACGTAATACGTATCAATCAGCTATGGGTAAGCAAGCCATGGGTATTTACGTCACCAACTACCAATTTCGAATG GATACATTAGCTTATGTTCTATATTATCCTCAAAAGCCACTTGTAACCACACGAGCCATGGAGCATCTCCACTTCAGGCAGCTTCCTGCTGGCATT AATGCCATTGTTGCTATTGCCTGCTATTCTGGTTATAACCAGGAAGATTCTGTCATTATGAACCAGTCATCTATAGACCGCGGATTCTTTCGGTCACTATTTTTCCGTTCATATCG GgatgaggagaagaagatggGAACTCTTGTCAAAGAAGATTTTGGGCGCCCAGACCGTTCTAATACCATG GGTATGCGGCATGGCTCTTATGATAAATTGGATGATGATGGTCTTGCCCCTCCT GGAACAAGAGTTTCAGGTGAGGATGTGATCATTGGAAAGACAACTCCTCTTTCTCAGGACGAAGCTCAGGGACAAGCTTCACGTTATTCACGCCGTGATCATAGCATAAGCCTGCGCCACAGTGAAACTGGAATCGTGGATCAA GTTCTATTGACAACAAATGCAGATGGGCTAAGGTTTGTAAAAGTAAGGGTGAGATCTGTTCGAATACCTCAAATAGGGGATAAATTTAGCAGTCGGCATGGGCAAAAAGGAACAGTGGGCATGACATATACTCAAGAAGACATGCCATGGACCATGGAAGGGATCACCCCTGATATCATTGTTAATCCGCATGCCATTCCTTCACGAATGACAATTGGTCAACTGATTGAGTGTATCATGGGCAAGGTTGCAGCTCACATGGGAAAGGAAGGAGATGCTACTCCTTTCACAGATGTGACT GTGGACAATATCAGCAAAGCTCTTCACAAATGTGGTTATCAAATGCGTGGCTTTGAGACCATGTATAATGGTCACACAGGCCGACGTCTACCTGCTATGATATTCCTTGGCCCCACTTACTACCAAAGACTGAAGCACATGGTTGATGACAAGATCCATTCACGTGGGCGTGGGCCTGTGCAGATACTGACAAGGCAACCGGCTGAGGGGCGGTCCCGTGATGGAGGTCTTCGGTTTGGAGAAATGGAACGAGATTGCATGATTGCCCATGGTGCTGCTCACTTTCTCAAAGAGAGGTTGTTTGACCAAAGTGATGCATATCGGGTCCACGTTTGTGAACGATGTGGGTTGATAGCTATTGCAAATTTGAAGAAGAATTCTTTTGAGTGTAGAGGTTGCAAGAACAAAACTGACATTGTTCAG GTTCACATTCCTTACGCTTGTAAGCTGCTCTTCCAAGAGCTTATGGCCATGGCTATAGCACCAAGAATGCTCACAAAGGAAGTCAAACCAATCAAAGACAATAAGAAAAAAGGAGCCTGA